The window CCTCGACCTCGGTCAGGTCGGGCTGCCCGCCGGTGGCCCGCTCGTGGTCCTGTCCGACGAGTCGCCCCAGGCGTTCGCCGTCCCGGGCCACCCCGGTCACGTCGTGGTCACCACCGGCATGCGCCGGCTGCTCACCGACCGGCAGTTCGACGCGCTGCTCGCCCACGAGCACGCGCACCTGGCCGCGGGTCACCACCGGCTCCTCCGGCTGGCCGAACTCGCCGCCGCCACCCACCCGGCGCTGTGGTGGGTGCCCCGCCACGTCGACTACCTCGTGGAACGGGCCGCCGACGAGCAGGCCGCGGTCGAGGTTGGCAGTCGCCGTACGGTCGCCCACGCCATCGGCGTGGCCGCCCTGGCCGCCACCGGGAGGCAGGACCTCCCGCACAGCCTGCACGCCGCGGCGCCCGGCGGGGTTGTCCCGCGCCGCGTGGCGGAGTTGTTGCACCCCCATCCGCCCGTCCGCTCGCGCGCGTTGCGGGCACTGCCGGTGTCACTGGCGGTGGCCTCGCTGCTCTGGACCGGCGAGGCGGTCTGGGATTTCTTCGAGCTGCTCAGCGCGGCCCGACTCGGCCGATAGGTCGCCACGTCCGGGAGGGCGCCGCAACGGGGGGCCGCCGGTCGGGCGCAGCCGTCAGCTCTTCGGACGCAGGGCGTTGACGCGCTCCACCGACTGGTCGATCCGCGCCTCGGTGAGGCGCCCGGTGCGTACCAGGTTGACGACGTTGTCGAGCGTCTCGTCGACGATCTTCGTGTCGTACACCTGCTGGTTTCCGAAGACGAGCAGGTCGAGGCCGGCTTCGAGCGCCAGCGCGACGGACTCGTCCC of the Micromonospora sp. NBC_01796 genome contains:
- a CDS encoding M56 family metallopeptidase; amino-acid sequence: MVVVPPLIVVAIRLLADRLPPSIAAVIVAWSTVAVGAASMINLGVFALVAIAEVPAVGRTFGWSSPVVAADTAYVAWAPWLSAALLVIGVVSVARRWRRQRRALDLGQVGLPAGGPLVVLSDESPQAFAVPGHPGHVVVTTGMRRLLTDRQFDALLAHEHAHLAAGHHRLLRLAELAAATHPALWWVPRHVDYLVERAADEQAAVEVGSRRTVAHAIGVAALAATGRQDLPHSLHAAAPGGVVPRRVAELLHPHPPVRSRALRALPVSLAVASLLWTGEAVWDFFELLSAARLGR